The Acidianus manzaensis genome has a window encoding:
- a CDS encoding thermopsin family protease produces the protein MSVIKAFLILLIVLPLPLFSATLMYSSVLPSSAYPTGITFYPLSSPFYTTFVKGTVSIQNLSIGKSYLPNGQYFTSGNASLQLNVMIDGAYWAQDVALFHEINSSEFEVTMVVNFWNLTGPFTVLKANVTTYDGLGVFCYQGPTFNITLPAHISLFMNTSNGLKFGYSINGSRIVYLSLPYFGNFELGSISLAGIPNDLELVWGGPGGGSIVYMSGNMNEELYYLNGDSLVVPYDAISVGLDTAESAYGIASYGNITSILHPNDVISNGVNSPSVMWPVQPTISITVNKNVKYVNMSINGHKLSYQEVEILVPSLSSSSSPIPLTSVIASNYTVNGVAQFNISNQSLFIVYYPGNFSLAPTYIISSPVLSKIVSSFTSAYTKLVNFLKTYNFKKSLSSAFNKIKYKSSGVSVNYILLEYIGAFAIGVIISAILIKYKF, from the coding sequence ATGTCAGTTATCAAAGCATTTCTAATACTACTTATTGTTTTGCCTTTACCTTTATTCTCAGCTACTCTAATGTATTCTTCAGTGTTACCCTCGTCAGCATATCCTACAGGAATTACTTTCTATCCTTTATCTTCGCCTTTCTATACTACTTTTGTAAAAGGAACAGTATCAATACAGAATCTAAGCATAGGAAAATCTTATCTTCCTAATGGGCAATATTTCACTTCAGGCAATGCGTCATTGCAACTTAACGTAATGATTGATGGGGCCTATTGGGCTCAAGATGTTGCATTATTTCATGAAATAAATTCTAGTGAGTTTGAAGTAACTATGGTAGTCAACTTCTGGAACTTGACTGGACCTTTTACTGTATTAAAAGCAAATGTTACTACCTATGATGGTTTAGGAGTATTTTGCTATCAAGGTCCTACATTTAATATTACTCTGCCTGCTCATATTTCATTATTTATGAATACTTCAAATGGATTAAAGTTTGGGTATTCGATAAATGGATCTCGTATTGTATATCTAAGTTTGCCTTATTTTGGAAACTTCGAATTAGGTAGTATTTCTCTTGCAGGAATACCAAACGATCTAGAATTAGTTTGGGGAGGTCCTGGAGGAGGTAGTATAGTGTATATGTCAGGAAATATGAATGAAGAGCTTTATTATCTTAATGGAGATTCACTGGTAGTTCCCTATGATGCTATTTCAGTAGGTTTAGATACTGCAGAAAGTGCTTACGGTATAGCATCTTATGGAAACATTACTAGTATACTTCATCCTAATGATGTGATAAGTAATGGTGTTAATTCTCCTTCAGTAATGTGGCCAGTACAGCCTACTATTTCCATTACTGTAAATAAAAACGTAAAGTATGTGAATATGAGTATTAATGGTCATAAATTAAGCTATCAAGAAGTAGAAATTCTAGTTCCGTCTTTAAGTTCGTCTTCATCTCCTATACCACTTACTTCTGTGATTGCAAGTAATTATACTGTAAATGGAGTGGCACAATTTAATATTTCTAATCAAAGTCTATTTATAGTATATTATCCTGGAAATTTTAGTTTGGCTCCTACTTATATTATCTCTTCACCAGTATTATCTAAAATAGTTTCAAGCTTTACATCTGCTTATACCAAATTGGTTAATTTTCTAAAAACTTATAATTTTAAGAAATCTTTATCTTCAGCTTTTAATAAAATAAAATACAAATCTTCTGGAGTAAGTGTAAATTATATACTTTTAGAATATATTGGTGCTTTTGCGATAGGAGTTATAATTTCTGCAATATTAATAAAATATAAGTTTTAA
- a CDS encoding slipin family protein, with amino-acid sequence MLVSLIIGLVLLLIIILVFIGMSLRQVKEWERAVVLRLGRVLGIKGPGIIFLIPFVDRPVIVDLRIRTVDIPPQTIITRDNVTVSIDAVVYYKVVDAIKAVSMVYNYNQAVINIAQTSLRDIVGQMELDEVLTKRDEINKKLQEILDSYTEGWGVKVTSVTVRDIKISPDLLSAMAKQAEAERQRRARVIVSEGERQASSILAEASKQYKDNPQALQLRFLETLTDISQKGGLIIVVPAGQELYPTISLATSAGEYLRQRINPQS; translated from the coding sequence ATGTTAGTAAGTTTAATTATCGGATTAGTACTACTGCTAATAATTATCTTAGTATTTATAGGGATGTCTTTAAGGCAGGTAAAAGAATGGGAGAGAGCTGTAGTTTTAAGATTAGGAAGAGTATTAGGAATTAAGGGTCCTGGTATAATATTTTTGATACCTTTTGTAGATAGACCAGTAATCGTGGATCTAAGAATACGAACTGTAGATATTCCTCCTCAAACTATAATTACTAGAGATAATGTTACAGTTTCTATAGACGCTGTAGTTTATTATAAGGTGGTAGATGCTATAAAGGCTGTTTCAATGGTATATAATTATAATCAAGCTGTTATTAATATAGCTCAAACTTCACTAAGGGATATTGTAGGTCAGATGGAATTGGACGAAGTACTGACAAAAAGAGACGAAATCAATAAAAAATTGCAAGAAATATTAGATTCTTATACTGAAGGTTGGGGAGTAAAAGTCACATCAGTAACTGTTAGGGATATCAAAATCTCTCCAGATTTGCTATCAGCTATGGCCAAGCAAGCTGAGGCAGAGAGACAAAGAAGGGCAAGAGTAATAGTAAGTGAAGGCGAAAGGCAGGCATCTAGTATATTAGCTGAAGCATCAAAACAGTATAAAGATAATCCTCAAGCTCTACAATTAAGGTTTTTAGAGACGTTAACTGATATTTCTCAAAAAGGAGGCTTAATTATAGTAGTACCTGCAGGCCAAGAATTATATCCTACTATATCTTTAGCTACCTCAGCAGGAGAGTATTTAAGACAAAGGATAAACCCTCAATCTTAA
- a CDS encoding 4a-hydroxytetrahydrobiopterin dehydratase, with amino-acid sequence MKKLSENEITERLSKLNNWKYENNKIIKEFKFSNFDDSVSFLKLIQPVADGLDHHPDVCVYYNRVIIELTTHDVGGISDLDFQLAEKIDELSTHVKS; translated from the coding sequence ATGAAAAAACTTTCAGAAAACGAAATAACAGAGAGACTTTCTAAGCTAAATAACTGGAAATATGAAAACAATAAAATTATAAAAGAATTTAAATTTTCTAATTTCGATGATTCAGTAAGCTTCCTAAAGTTAATACAGCCAGTAGCAGATGGATTAGACCATCATCCAGACGTATGTGTATATTACAATAGAGTAATTATTGAACTAACTACTCACGATGTAGGTGGAATATCTGATTTAGACTTTCAATTAGCAGAAAAGATTGATGAACTATCGACGCACGTTAAGTCATAA
- a CDS encoding DUF2203 domain-containing protein, with product MIYFDVDSANSLLPWIKEKLKEMKELKYNTEKALMEGNKDALSAYVSRIDQIIKEITEKGIILRDLDLGILDFPAIINDRPAYLCWREGEDKILYWHYLEEGYKGRKRISGEENILSYT from the coding sequence ATGATTTACTTTGATGTAGACTCTGCTAATTCATTATTACCATGGATAAAAGAAAAACTAAAAGAAATGAAAGAATTAAAATATAATACAGAAAAAGCTCTAATGGAAGGAAACAAAGATGCATTATCTGCTTATGTATCCAGAATTGATCAGATAATAAAAGAAATTACTGAAAAAGGAATAATATTAAGGGATTTAGATCTAGGGATTTTGGATTTTCCAGCTATAATAAATGATAGACCAGCATATTTATGTTGGAGAGAAGGAGAAGATAAAATATTATATTGGCATTATTTGGAAGAAGGATATAAAGGAAGAAAGAGAATTAGCGGGGAAGAAAATATCTTAAGTTATACTTAG
- a CDS encoding rhodanese-like domain-containing protein, giving the protein MQLIQEYTSPYYKHIISLPPSSVRKLWKKNEIILIDVRTPQEYEDHHIPGSILLPLDYLEALSKFLPSDKDVAVICEHGNRAMYATYGLPHIWKRKAIHMQYGMVGWMSMGYETDYGMDENGRKWEEWLDKI; this is encoded by the coding sequence ATGCAACTCATTCAAGAATATACAAGCCCTTACTACAAGCATATTATAAGTCTTCCTCCATCATCAGTTAGAAAACTATGGAAGAAAAATGAGATAATTCTTATAGATGTTAGAACTCCTCAAGAATATGAAGATCATCATATACCTGGATCTATCTTATTACCGCTAGATTATTTAGAAGCTCTATCTAAATTTTTACCTTCAGATAAGGATGTAGCAGTAATTTGCGAGCATGGAAATAGAGCCATGTATGCTACTTATGGTTTGCCACATATATGGAAGAGAAAAGCTATTCATATGCAATATGGAATGGTAGGGTGGATGTCAATGGGATATGAAACTGATTATGGGATGGATGAAAATGGAAGAAAATGGGAAGAATGGCTAGATAAGATTTAA
- a CDS encoding NfeD family protein produces the protein MVAHIVIPIVVIIVLIIVLVVTGYISDPIIDIPSLAIIGFLSYRMFYVIIKTRKRNLYSYVGKSGKAVDDIKAGHTGYVIVEGEYWKAIAKEDIASGDEVTVIGMQDLNLIVKKKSNEVII, from the coding sequence GTGGTTGCTCACATAGTAATTCCTATAGTAGTTATTATAGTATTAATTATTGTCTTAGTTGTGACCGGATATATTTCAGATCCTATAATAGACATACCTTCTCTAGCTATTATAGGATTTCTTTCATATAGGATGTTTTATGTAATAATAAAAACCAGAAAAAGAAATCTATATAGTTATGTAGGTAAGTCAGGAAAAGCAGTAGATGATATTAAAGCTGGACATACTGGATATGTAATAGTAGAAGGTGAATATTGGAAAGCTATAGCTAAAGAAGATATAGCATCAGGAGACGAAGTTACAGTAATAGGCATGCAAGATTTAAATCTTATAGTAAAAAAGAAAAGTAATGAAGTTATCATTTAA
- a CDS encoding 4Fe-4S binding protein, protein MNSLQLVIIVYIVGMMIADFTILYYLLRSSIVSRRAVLFVSSILLYMATEAADIGYILFYHGSILIEPITLIIASLPILLSLLVKDYKTHWREDKTSSITLSITIVLDELAMGYSFSSAFGPHINPLLSSVSNIAFGIMMMADAIFFLALAPVKKIEEISLFTFAVSMAFMPNIFIQFSAYAELMASLLASIIMIINIITLYLIQSKKLTFNAQLTSISLGLLDFLMMLGLSIYATSKDLYMISLAMIISMFWYFILILYSFNRKKIQMSLKYPLTFVILINLAELTMGFGESTMGFEITNGLWAPMGVKIMHHMMIMSGIHMLIWSPLSNSFWWIFPTNPWTMTTIAFKQAIMKSHNIIFASFWGSYMLIMMTTMMPFYVVMMGAEMSYLVYERFKSSKQLKVRAWSLAILVGIPIFVWILPYYTPTYIFGMSDMLSDINPSFSVSLLSFGISIIAIVIASSLFGRRAYCNLVCMSAHMWINTYYDQFKPKKSTKIWESLRWIILGIMILVFIYSSLIFLGIEKNPVIEGIQISLLDFYGMFTLSYIWWFFFFLTPIFGTYSCARQGWCGFGTFTGLFNKILFKIEANSIDTCKECTTVNCEKSCPIKIPIKADILSNGYSNRIACVGCGDCVEACPYNNLKIIDITSYFRRSGKAFTS, encoded by the coding sequence ATGAATAGCCTACAATTGGTAATCATCGTATATATCGTTGGAATGATGATAGCAGATTTTACTATTCTGTACTACTTACTTAGAAGTTCTATTGTATCAAGAAGAGCAGTACTATTCGTAAGCTCAATATTATTATATATGGCTACAGAAGCTGCTGATATAGGATATATATTATTTTATCACGGTTCAATATTGATAGAACCAATTACCTTAATTATAGCATCATTACCTATACTACTTTCACTACTCGTGAAAGACTATAAAACTCACTGGAGAGAAGACAAAACATCATCTATTACATTATCTATAACTATTGTTTTAGACGAACTAGCTATGGGGTATTCGTTCTCATCAGCTTTCGGACCACATATTAATCCGTTATTATCATCTGTAAGTAATATAGCGTTTGGCATAATGATGATGGCAGATGCAATATTTTTCCTTGCTTTAGCACCAGTAAAGAAAATTGAAGAAATCTCATTATTTACTTTTGCTGTATCTATGGCTTTTATGCCAAATATATTCATTCAATTTTCCGCGTATGCAGAACTTATGGCTTCTCTATTAGCTTCTATAATAATGATAATAAATATTATTACTTTATATTTAATACAATCTAAAAAACTTACTTTTAATGCTCAATTGACTTCCATATCCCTTGGATTATTAGATTTCTTAATGATGTTAGGTCTATCAATATACGCTACTTCTAAAGACCTATACATGATCTCATTAGCAATGATTATTTCTATGTTCTGGTACTTTATTCTAATATTATATAGTTTTAATCGGAAGAAAATTCAAATGTCCCTAAAATATCCGCTGACTTTTGTTATATTAATAAACTTAGCAGAATTAACCATGGGATTTGGAGAAAGCACCATGGGCTTCGAGATAACAAACGGATTATGGGCTCCAATGGGAGTGAAAATAATGCACCACATGATGATTATGTCAGGAATTCATATGCTCATATGGAGTCCACTATCAAATTCATTCTGGTGGATCTTCCCAACAAATCCGTGGACAATGACTACTATCGCATTTAAACAAGCTATTATGAAGTCTCATAACATAATTTTTGCAAGCTTCTGGGGAAGTTATATGCTAATAATGATGACGACAATGATGCCTTTCTATGTAGTAATGATGGGAGCAGAAATGAGTTATCTTGTATATGAAAGATTTAAGAGCAGTAAACAATTAAAAGTTAGAGCTTGGAGTTTAGCAATACTAGTAGGAATACCAATATTTGTCTGGATATTACCATACTATACTCCAACATATATATTTGGAATGAGCGATATGCTCTCTGATATAAATCCTTCTTTCTCAGTAAGCTTATTGAGTTTTGGGATTTCTATTATAGCAATAGTAATAGCTTCATCATTATTTGGGAGAAGAGCATATTGTAATTTAGTTTGCATGTCAGCCCATATGTGGATAAATACTTATTACGATCAATTTAAGCCCAAAAAAAGTACCAAAATATGGGAATCTTTAAGATGGATAATATTAGGCATAATGATTCTAGTATTCATATATTCATCACTTATCTTTCTAGGCATTGAGAAAAATCCAGTTATAGAAGGAATACAAATATCATTACTTGATTTTTACGGAATGTTTACTCTAAGTTATATTTGGTGGTTCTTCTTCTTTTTAACGCCAATATTTGGAACATATTCTTGCGCAAGACAAGGATGGTGCGGTTTTGGAACATTTACTGGATTATTTAACAAAATATTATTTAAAATAGAAGCTAATTCAATAGATACTTGCAAAGAATGTACTACAGTTAACTGCGAAAAAAGTTGTCCAATAAAAATTCCAATAAAAGCCGATATCTTATCTAATGGATACAGTAATAGAATAGCATGTGTTGGATGCGGTGATTGCGTAGAAGCTTGCCCATATAATAATCTAAAAATTATAGATATAACTAGCTACTTTAGAAGATCAGGGAAAGCATTTACATCATGA
- a CDS encoding Cdc6/Cdc18 family protein, giving the protein MIRETLKGGKGEVIKNPKVFIDPISVFTEIPYREDIIKETAISIRYFVKNDVRFSNLFLGLTGTGKTFVIRYILSEIEAVKNEDEDYANVKQAYINCREVGGTPQAVLSVLTEKLTNGIVPKHGINLGEYIEKIKHAVKEKKVIVYLDEVDTLVKRRDGDIVLYQMLRADAKISVIMISNDINIRDYMEPRVLSSLGPSVIFKPYDADQLREILSKYAEYGLFRGTYNEEVLAYIAAISAKEHGDARKAVNLLFRAAQLASGEGILRKDHVDRAIVEYEQERLVEAIKSLPFHYKLALRSVVEAEDVVTAHKIYTDLCDKLKQRPLSYRRFSDIISELDMFGIIKIKILNKGRAGGIRKYIEVSDKERILKALDENLSEEMGYEY; this is encoded by the coding sequence GTGATTAGAGAGACTCTTAAAGGCGGTAAAGGAGAAGTAATAAAGAATCCTAAAGTGTTTATTGACCCTATATCTGTATTTACTGAAATTCCATATAGAGAAGATATAATAAAGGAGACTGCTATCTCTATTAGGTATTTTGTTAAGAATGATGTTAGATTTTCAAATTTATTTCTTGGTTTAACTGGTACTGGAAAGACGTTTGTTATAAGATATATTTTAAGCGAGATAGAAGCTGTAAAGAACGAAGATGAAGATTACGCTAATGTTAAACAAGCTTATATTAATTGTCGAGAAGTTGGAGGTACGCCTCAAGCTGTATTATCGGTATTAACTGAAAAGCTAACTAACGGTATAGTACCTAAGCATGGGATAAACTTAGGTGAATATATTGAAAAGATTAAGCATGCAGTAAAAGAAAAGAAAGTTATAGTCTACTTAGATGAAGTTGATACTTTAGTTAAAAGAAGAGATGGAGATATAGTATTATATCAAATGCTTAGAGCTGATGCTAAAATTTCCGTAATTATGATTAGTAACGATATTAATATTAGAGACTACATGGAACCTAGAGTGCTTTCTTCTTTAGGTCCTTCAGTAATTTTTAAGCCTTATGATGCAGATCAACTTAGAGAGATCTTAAGTAAATATGCAGAATATGGATTATTTAGAGGAACATATAATGAGGAAGTGCTAGCTTATATTGCTGCTATTTCAGCTAAAGAACATGGCGATGCTAGAAAAGCTGTTAATCTACTATTTAGAGCAGCTCAGTTAGCTTCTGGGGAAGGAATTTTGAGAAAAGATCATGTTGATAGAGCTATAGTTGAATATGAACAAGAAAGGTTAGTAGAGGCAATAAAATCTTTGCCATTTCATTATAAGTTAGCTTTAAGATCAGTTGTTGAGGCTGAAGATGTAGTTACTGCGCATAAGATATATACTGATTTATGTGATAAATTAAAGCAAAGGCCTTTATCCTATAGAAGATTTTCTGATATTATATCAGAATTAGATATGTTTGGTATTATAAAAATAAAAATATTAAATAAAGGAAGAGCAGGGGGTATAAGAAAATATATAGAGGTCTCTGATAAGGAAAGAATCTTAAAAGCATTAGACGAAAATTTATCTGAAGAAATGGGGTATGAATATTAG
- a CDS encoding gamma-glutamylcyclotransferase produces MYLLAYGSLRYGFELHHFLKSCRFVGIAFAEGYKMYDIGNYPGVIKGDGIIWGEVYEVDENLIRLLDEVEDFKGRPDDLYVRETTTVFFDQKRKYRLNNVYLYRYNQIIDDKHEIEDGDYSRWAGMPSIVNYFAYAENTNEEVLKERKVKTILKEIEAYAEDYEIIFNIKCKYGYCANMKEHKGGKVLGYIYVIYEDELNALDKAEEHLIKYVREVIKVKDKNGKEYYAQAYVSDYKENEQKPSEEYLNIIKKGLSRKWKNSTSTGLQ; encoded by the coding sequence ATGTATTTGCTAGCTTATGGAAGCTTAAGATATGGATTTGAACTACATCATTTTCTAAAAAGTTGTAGATTTGTAGGTATAGCCTTTGCAGAAGGTTACAAAATGTATGATATAGGAAATTATCCTGGAGTAATTAAAGGAGATGGAATAATATGGGGAGAAGTATATGAAGTAGATGAAAATCTAATAAGATTATTAGATGAAGTAGAAGATTTCAAGGGTAGACCAGATGATTTATATGTAAGAGAAACTACTACAGTATTTTTTGATCAAAAAAGAAAATATAGGCTAAATAACGTTTATTTATATAGATATAATCAAATTATAGATGATAAACATGAGATAGAAGATGGAGATTATAGTAGATGGGCAGGTATGCCTAGTATAGTAAACTATTTTGCTTATGCAGAAAACACAAATGAAGAAGTATTAAAGGAAAGAAAAGTAAAAACAATATTAAAGGAAATTGAAGCATACGCAGAAGATTATGAAATAATATTCAATATAAAATGCAAATACGGATATTGTGCAAATATGAAAGAGCATAAAGGAGGTAAAGTATTAGGCTATATCTATGTTATTTATGAAGACGAATTGAATGCGCTAGACAAAGCAGAAGAACATCTAATTAAATATGTTAGGGAAGTTATAAAAGTTAAGGATAAAAATGGAAAAGAATATTATGCCCAAGCTTATGTTTCTGATTATAAAGAAAATGAACAAAAACCTTCAGAAGAATATCTTAATATAATTAAAAAAGGATTAAGTAGAAAATGGAAAAACTCTACATCAACTGGATTACAGTGA